The segment TTGTGCGAGTGTTTTTAAATGACATACCTCAAGTCCATCACAGAGTGCCATACCTCAAGTCCATCACCAGGTAGATCAGTTATCCATGCCTGGTAATCAGTTATCCAAACAAACAATTATGTCTGTAAACAAAGCACCAGCAGAAGGAACTTCTTGGCACAATCTCTACAACTACAATGAATCAAACTGATGAACTTTGCTAATTTGCTATGCTTCTCTCGCTATAATCTGGGTATTGAGATGATCTGGCTCACACTCACACACCTACGATTCCAAATTCGACGGTGACTAACAACAACTAACAAAAGTTCCTTTCAACGACggctaaaaaaaatatttcctcTGCAAAATTGCTTTCCTATGGCTGCAAAATTTTACTCTAAGCGCATGCAACAGGACGGTGGATGCAACTTGCAAGATGGGATTCCTCTCAATGGACCATCCTGAGCAAGCTCATCCGCGTCTCACGCAGCGACGCCTCGCGGATCGCACCCTCGAAGCACGCCTCGGCCGGGACGGGCGGTACCGGAACCGCAGCAACCGGAGACGACGTAGTTGGAGCCCGCGCAGACTCCTCGCCGGCGGCTGATGCAGACGCCTTGGCTTCCTGCCCGACCAACGGGTgcgaccaccgccgccgccgctgagacgggggcgccgcgccgccgtcgcGCCCGTCGTCGACGAGCTCCAGGACGAGGCGGCGATCCTCGACCTTCCTGGCGCAGACGCGGTGCGCGGCCTCCTCCCGCGAGATCACGAGGCGTCCGTCGGCGGTGCGCTCCCGCACAAGCGGCCGGGGCGACTGGATCGCGGGCGGCAGGCGCCGCGGCAGGCGCCGCCACCCGTACGACACCCAGCAACCACcgccccgctcctcctcctcctccttcccgtCACGGCCACCATCCGCTTCGCAGCCGTTGGCGAGGCAACGTACCACGCTGGGCGAGGCGGCGATCGTGCGCGTGGCCACGTTGCCGCCCCCCTTGGAGGAGGCATCAGCGTCAGCGGAGATTAGGGTTTGGAGGCCGAGGGGGCTATCCGCGGACAGGAGGAGCATCGCAGATTCGCCGCGTACGGTGGCGCGGATAGGGAACTTGGCTATTTCGAGG is part of the Sorghum bicolor cultivar BTx623 chromosome 10, Sorghum_bicolor_NCBIv3, whole genome shotgun sequence genome and harbors:
- the LOC8065509 gene encoding uncharacterized protein LOC8065509, yielding MLLLSADSPLGLQTLISADADASSKGGGNVATRTIAASPSVVRCLANGCEADGGRDGKEEEEERGGGCWVSYGWRRLPRRLPPAIQSPRPLVRERTADGRLVISREEAAHRVCARKVEDRRLVLELVDDGRDGGAAPPSQRRRRWSHPLVGQEAKASASAAGEESARAPTTSSPVAAVPVPPVPAEACFEGAIREASLRETRMSLLRMVH